The Leishmania donovani BPK282A1 complete genome, chromosome 23 genome contains a region encoding:
- a CDS encoding actin interacting protein-like protein — MGLTPVERASHYATRSPRFAKITSKHLSYFHSVLEKPCSASKRKGKILTDTEAIAPFNVDWMRQVQGATPAVLMPTCATHVSEILKYCQAEKLAVVPQSGNTSMVYGAEPVHDELVLSTHLMNATPVVSKNTMSVEAESGVILQQCQEACAKEGLLFPLMMGSKGSSMIGGNVSTNAGGIHFARYGSMHSNVLGVEVVTAKGDILNMMSTLRKDNAGYDLKHLFIGSEGTLGVVTRAAIKLYPQPTSKQLAMFRLKDFESVLELYHLANNHLAECLSAFEVMDGESMTTSPAKEVPYERTYKNDVFCGGKDFTSAYFCVLVETHGSNEKHDFDKLSEFVEAAQAKLGDKLSGGGQYEPILSQSAAQTEQLWALREGIPVHLASGGLIYKYDVSFPIDKFYGVVEHTREILYKHHKMDPAEVIVVGYGHFGDGNVHLNVVDLTRSHGEQLDAALYPAVYEYCAAHAGSISAEHGVGMQKRDYLHLSRTSEVIRLMTDVKAMMDPNGILNPYKVLPLEQEK; from the coding sequence ATGGGCCTCACACCAGTTGAGAGGGCGTCGCATTACGCGACGCGCAGCCCTCGGTTTGCCAAGATCACATCGAAGCACTTGAGCTACTTCCACAGCGTGCTGGAAAagccctgcagcgcctcgaaGCGAAAGGGCAAGATACTGACTGATACGGAGGCGATCGCGCCATTCAATGTGGACTGGATGCGCCAAGTGCAAGGTGCCACCCCGGCTGTGCTGATGCCAACCTGCGCCACTCACGTCAGCGAGATTCTGAAGTACTGCCAAGCGGAGAAGTTGGCGGTAGTGCCGCAGAGCGGCAATACGAGCATGGTCTACGGCGCGGAGCCGGTGCACGATGAGCTGGTCCTTAGCACGCATCTGATGAATGCGACGCCCGTGGTGTCCAAGAACACGATGTCAGTGGAAGCCGAGTCTGGTGTCATCCTCCAGCAGTGCCAGGAGGCGTGCGCGAAGGAAGGGCTGCTCTTTCCACTCATGATGGGCTCGAAGGGAAGCTCGATGATTGGCGGCAATGTTAGTACCAACGCCGGTGGCATCCATTTCGCACGCTACGGCTCCATGCACTCGAACGTGCTCGGCgtggaggtggtgacggcAAAGGGCGACATCTTGAATATGATGTCGACGCTGCGCAAGGACAACGCCGGCTACGACCTGAAGCACCTGTTTATAGGCAGCGAAGGCACCCTGGGTGTTGTGACCCGCGCGGCCATCAAGCTCTACCCGCAACCCACGTCGAAGCAGCTGGCCATGTTCCGCCTGAAGGACTTCGAGTCTGTGCTGGAGCTCTACCACCTGGCGAACAACCACCTCGCCGAATGCTTGTCGGCGTTCGAGGTGATGGACGGGGAGTCGATGACGACTAGCCCAGCGAAGGAGGTGCCGTACGAGCGCACGTACAAGAACGACGTGTTCTGCGGCGGCAAGGACTTCACTTCTGCCTACTTCTGCGTTCTTGTGGAGACGCATGGCAGCAACGAAAAGCACGACTTCGACAAGCTCTCCGAATTTGTtgaggcagcgcaggcgaAGCTTGGCGACAAGctgagcggcggtggccagTACGAGCCCATCCTCTCGCAATCCGCTGCCCAGACGGAGCAGCTGTGGGCGCTGCGTGAGGGCATCCCAGTGCACCTGGCGAGCGGCGGACTTATCTACAAGTACGACGTGTCATTCCCTATTGACAAGTTCTacggcgtcgtcgagcacacgcgcgagaTTCTGTACAAGCACCACAAGATGGACCCGGCCGAGGTGATCGTTGTCGGCTACGGGCACTTTGGCGACGGCAACGTGCATCTGAACGTGGTGGACTTGACCCGCTCGCACGGCGAGCAGCTTGACGCGGCGCTGTACCCGGCCGTGTACGAGTactgcgccgcgcacgccggCAGCATCTCGGCCGAGCACGGCGTGGGTATGCAGAAGCGCGACTACCTACATCTCTCCCGCACGAGCGAGGTGATTCGACTCATGACGGACGTTAAGGCGATGATGGACCCGAACGGCATCTTGAATCCATATAAGGTGTTGCCGCTGGAGCAAGAAAAATAA